A stretch of the bacterium genome encodes the following:
- a CDS encoding PA2779 family protein, whose amino-acid sequence MASVRKAGWFVVVAVMMAGWMGVLGSVRGVAEAGVIASSLSDAGSRVEDLAKVQSFLENKVVVQKLVDYGISPAEAMAKVKAMSAQDLHRLAALTDRAPAGADSGIGIVIGLAVLIILIIVIFKLMNKEIVVR is encoded by the coding sequence ATGGCATCGGTTCGGAAGGCGGGCTGGTTCGTGGTGGTGGCCGTGATGATGGCCGGGTGGATGGGCGTGCTCGGGTCGGTCCGGGGGGTCGCCGAGGCGGGCGTGATCGCCTCCAGCCTTTCCGACGCGGGAAGCCGGGTCGAGGACCTGGCCAAGGTCCAGTCGTTCCTCGAGAACAAGGTCGTCGTCCAGAAGCTGGTCGACTACGGGATTTCACCCGCGGAAGCGATGGCGAAGGTCAAGGCGATGAGCGCGCAGGACCTGCACCGCCTGGCGGCGCTGACCGACCGGGCACCGGCCGGGGCCGACAGCGGCATCGGGATCGTCATCGGGCTGGCGGTCCTGATCATCCTCATCATCGTGATCTTCAAGCTGATGAACAAGGAGATCGTCGTCCGCTGA
- the moaA gene encoding GTP 3',8-cyclase MoaA produces MRDPFGRTIDYLRLSVTDRCDLRCVYCMPPEGIPLKPVPEILTYDELIRTVRVAVSLGVRKVRITGGEPLVRRGVVPFVRRVAGIPGVRDLGMTTNGTALPGMAAALREAGLLRVNISLDTIRRDRYAEITRRDALPKVLEGIDAALRAGLSPVKINVVLLNGLLRGEVDDFFAMAREMPVTIRFIERMPIGCPPSEGYVEAGGVRERILALPGVREARDGTSSAAVTYEVPGFAGKLGVISPISRKFCSCCSRLRVTADGRLRSCLFGRETLDLRGVLRGGGGDDAVADLFRRAVRTKPPGHELCDGGDAPSPAEPMSRVGG; encoded by the coding sequence CTGCGGGACCCGTTCGGCCGAACGATCGATTACCTGCGCCTCTCCGTGACCGATCGGTGCGATCTGCGGTGCGTCTACTGCATGCCGCCGGAGGGGATCCCCCTCAAGCCCGTCCCGGAAATCCTCACCTACGACGAATTGATCCGCACGGTGCGCGTGGCCGTCTCCCTCGGCGTCCGGAAGGTCCGGATCACGGGGGGGGAGCCGCTCGTGCGTCGAGGGGTCGTGCCGTTCGTCCGCCGGGTCGCGGGGATCCCCGGGGTTCGGGACCTCGGCATGACGACGAACGGGACGGCGCTCCCGGGCATGGCGGCCGCGCTGCGGGAAGCGGGCCTGCTCCGCGTCAACATCAGCCTCGACACGATCCGGCGCGACCGGTACGCCGAGATCACCCGCCGGGACGCGCTCCCGAAGGTCCTCGAAGGGATCGACGCGGCGCTCCGCGCGGGGCTCTCCCCGGTGAAGATCAACGTCGTGCTGCTGAACGGTCTTCTCCGGGGCGAGGTGGACGACTTCTTCGCGATGGCGCGGGAGATGCCGGTCACGATCCGGTTCATCGAGCGGATGCCGATCGGGTGCCCTCCGTCGGAGGGATACGTCGAAGCCGGGGGGGTCCGCGAGCGGATCCTCGCCCTGCCGGGGGTGCGCGAGGCCCGCGACGGCACGTCGTCCGCGGCGGTGACGTACGAGGTCCCGGGGTTCGCCGGGAAACTCGGCGTCATCTCCCCGATCTCCCGGAAGTTCTGCTCCTGCTGCAGCCGCCTGCGCGTCACGGCCGACGGGCGGCTGCGCAGCTGCCTCTTCGGGCGGGAGACGCTCGACCTGCGCGGCGTCCTCCGCGGCGGCGGCGGGGACGACGCCGTGGCGGACCTGTTCCGCCGGGCGGTCCGCACCAAGCCGCCGGGGCACGAGCTGTGCGACGGCGGGGACGCGCCGTCCCCCGCCGAGCCGATGTCCCGCGTCGGTGGATAA
- a CDS encoding PaaI family thioesterase, whose amino-acid sequence MPSTDREYLPHSSGCFLCGEENRSGVRARFFVEGDEVLGRVVLPPHLNGYRDIAHGGVVTALLDETMGWAATVFGKEHPMYVTGEITVKFLSPVAVGVEVEVRSRLVEDAGRLAYCEGEVRCGGKVCARARGKFVPMSPEGTAGVIPYLRFEGCRRFRAIFDAYRGAKG is encoded by the coding sequence TTGCCCTCCACGGACCGGGAGTACCTGCCGCACTCCTCGGGGTGCTTTCTCTGCGGGGAGGAGAACCGCTCCGGGGTGCGCGCGAGGTTTTTCGTGGAGGGGGACGAGGTCCTCGGAAGGGTGGTCCTCCCCCCCCACCTCAACGGGTACCGGGACATCGCACACGGCGGGGTCGTCACCGCGCTCCTCGACGAGACGATGGGGTGGGCCGCCACCGTGTTCGGCAAGGAGCACCCGATGTACGTCACGGGCGAGATCACGGTGAAGTTCCTCTCCCCGGTGGCGGTCGGCGTCGAGGTCGAGGTCCGCAGCCGCCTCGTCGAGGACGCGGGGAGGCTCGCCTACTGCGAGGGGGAGGTCCGGTGCGGCGGGAAGGTGTGCGCCCGCGCCAGGGGGAAGTTCGTCCCGATGAGCCCGGAGGGGACGGCGGGGGTGATCCCGTACCTCCGGTTCGAGGGATGCCGCCGCTTCCGGGCGATCTTCGATGCGTACCGGGGGGCGAAGGGATGA
- a CDS encoding zf-HC2 domain-containing protein, whose translation MDCRKARNLLSDFQDGAMDDTAAAGLADHLRGCGECAGADASLLAVRKLLRGLPPDPAPPELLARVLAAVEAEGQGARPAHAAAGEDAARPFLSRFRIPLEVAAAVLLFAAVYWYPQIPAPADRPSPSLSAGVPSEAVKAPPSPPIMAKAEPVNASPSGPATATEEAVKAPPSRPVAAKAEAVKAPPSRPAAAKAEAASAPVTAREEVPSSPAPRTWAAGSLPSVPVYFANSNSERVGPTEPEGGGEFRLARSFAAPPSRLFRPWPYGRDIVVDVDPESREGAEDRIAEAALRLGGIFERVDRGGEAAPGGPGTVRVILPEDAATRFLDEMGRLGTIPPAGSPAAAGLRAGPWPGTVAYTVRVRVR comes from the coding sequence ATGGATTGCAGGAAAGCGCGGAACCTTCTCTCCGACTTCCAGGACGGCGCGATGGACGACACGGCGGCGGCGGGACTGGCCGACCACCTGAGGGGGTGCGGCGAATGCGCCGGGGCCGACGCGTCCCTTCTTGCGGTCCGGAAGCTCCTGCGGGGCCTTCCCCCCGACCCGGCCCCCCCGGAGTTGCTCGCCAGGGTTCTCGCGGCGGTCGAGGCGGAAGGGCAGGGCGCCCGTCCGGCGCATGCCGCCGCAGGGGAGGACGCCGCCAGGCCGTTCCTCTCCCGCTTCCGGATCCCCCTTGAGGTCGCCGCGGCGGTCCTGCTCTTCGCCGCCGTCTACTGGTACCCGCAGATCCCCGCGCCCGCCGACCGCCCCTCCCCCAGCCTCTCCGCCGGCGTTCCTTCCGAAGCCGTCAAGGCGCCGCCTTCCCCTCCGATAATGGCGAAGGCGGAGCCCGTCAACGCATCCCCCTCCGGTCCGGCGACGGCGACGGAGGAGGCCGTCAAGGCGCCCCCCTCCCGTCCGGTGGCGGCGAAGGCGGAGGCCGTCAAGGCGCCCCCCTCCCGTCCGGCCGCGGCGAAGGCGGAGGCCGCATCGGCCCCGGTGACGGCAAGGGAGGAGGTCCCCTCCTCCCCGGCGCCGCGAACCTGGGCCGCGGGGAGCCTCCCGTCGGTGCCGGTGTACTTCGCGAACTCGAACTCCGAGCGGGTCGGTCCGACCGAACCGGAAGGCGGCGGGGAGTTTCGCCTGGCGCGATCCTTCGCGGCGCCCCCGTCGCGCCTTTTCCGCCCCTGGCCGTACGGGCGGGACATCGTGGTGGACGTGGACCCGGAGAGCCGTGAAGGGGCGGAGGACCGGATCGCGGAAGCGGCGCTGCGGCTGGGCGGCATCTTCGAGCGGGTCGACCGCGGCGGCGAGGCGGCCCCGGGCGGCCCGGGAACCGTCCGCGTGATCCTCCCCGAAGACGCGGCGACACGGTTCCTCGACGAGATGGGCCGGCTCGGCACGATCCCGCCGGCGGGGAGCCCGGCGGCGGCCGGCCTTCGCGCGGGCCCGTGGCCCGGCACCGTCGCCTACACGGTCCGCGTTCGCGTCCGCTGA
- a CDS encoding sigma-70 family RNA polymerase sigma factor has translation MERPGGKGRPVDLLVEGFRKGTPGAFEAIVQAHQDRVYSFCARMLSDREDALDAAQEVFLSAWRNLAQFRGEAALSTWLLRIAANRCLNRIRRRKSLSEHEAPWPEISGETDDEIIFLPPGAEADRPDRIAETTELGEILTEALSRLDPGSRWMVLLSDVEGFSYEEIASLAEVPVGTVKSRLHRARMAMRRMLSPVA, from the coding sequence TGCTTGTGGAAGGGTTCCGGAAAGGGACGCCGGGGGCTTTCGAGGCGATCGTCCAGGCGCACCAGGACCGGGTCTACTCTTTTTGCGCCCGGATGCTCTCGGACCGGGAGGATGCGCTCGACGCGGCGCAGGAGGTGTTTCTCTCCGCCTGGCGGAACCTCGCGCAGTTCCGTGGGGAAGCCGCCCTGTCGACCTGGCTCCTGCGGATCGCCGCGAACCGCTGCCTGAACCGGATCCGGCGCCGCAAATCGCTTTCGGAGCACGAGGCTCCCTGGCCGGAGATTTCCGGGGAGACGGACGATGAAATCATTTTCCTGCCGCCGGGGGCGGAGGCCGACCGCCCGGACCGGATCGCGGAGACCACGGAATTGGGGGAGATCCTGACGGAAGCGCTCTCACGGCTCGATCCGGGCTCCCGTTGGATGGTCCTCCTCTCGGACGTGGAGGGGTTCTCGTATGAGGAGATCGCTTCCCTCGCGGAGGTTCCGGTGGGCACGGTGAAGTCCCGGCTGCACCGGGCGCGGATGGCGATGCGCCGGATGCTCTCCCCGGTGGCGTGA